ACGACAAGACGATTCTCGTGATGGCGCCCGAGCAAACAACCCCTGCGGTACAACAACCACCGGCCGTGGTACATGGCGTCGTTCGGGATGAAAAAGGTGCCCCGATCGAGGGCGTGAGTGTGCTCATCAAGGGCAGCACCAAAGGCACGACAACGGACGCGGAAGGTCACTTTTCGATCGATGTTCCGGGGGACAAAGACGTGCTTGTTTTTTCCTATATCGGCTTTGCGAAACAGGAAAAGACGGTCGGCGCTTCCAAAACGATGGTCATCACGCTGAAGGTGTTGGACAACAGCCTGAATGACGTGGTTGTCGTCGGGTATGGCACGCAAAAAAAGGTGAATGTGCTCGGTGCCGTCTCCGTGGTCAAGTCCGACGAGTTGGTGGTGACCAAAAACGAGAACGTCGTCAATATGCTAACAGGCAAGGTGCCGGGCATGCGTATCCAGCAAATGAGCTCGGAACCGGGGTCCTTCAATACGGCGTATGACATCCGGGGTTTTGGCAGCAATGCCACCGAAAGCCCCAGCCCCCCCTTGATCATCATCGACGGGGTTCCCCGCAGCAGCGGTGACTTTTCCCGGATGGACCCTTCCGAAATCGACAACATCTCCGTGTTGAAGGATGCCTCTGCGGCTATCTACGGGGTGAAGGCCGCCAACGGCGTCATCCTCGTGACGACAAAGCGCGGCGCCCGGAACGCCAACGGGAAATTTAATATTAATTATTCCTTCAACCAGAGCTGGCAGCAATTCCTGGACGTGCCCAAAACAGTCAATGGGGCGCAATACATGGAGCTGTATAACGAATCCATCAAGCGGAATTACCAGACCAATATCGTGTCGACAGCGCCCCCCGCTTTTTCCGATAGCCTTATCCAGGAATACGCCACGGGCAAACTGCAATCCACCGACTGGATGCACGCGATTACCCGGCCTTTTGCCCCGGAAACACAGCACAACCTGAATATGACCGGCGGCAGCGACAAGGTCAATTACTTTTTTGACTTGGGCTATATGACGCAGGGCAGCCTGTTCAAGACGAACAGCATCAACTACGACCGGTGGAACTTCCGAAGCAATGTCAACCTCAATTTCACCAAGCGGTTAAGGGGTGCGGTGCTGGTATCCGGGTATTCGGACACCAAAAACGCGCCGTACGCGTCGGTGTGGACCATCTTCAAGTATGCGGAAAACCTGCTGCCCACGGACCCGATCTATGCCAACAACAACCCGCTGTACCCCCACCTGGAGCCGGACAACAGCAACCCGGTGGTGATGACGAATTCGAACCTGGTTGGTCAGAATACGTACAAGAACAACAACTTTCAGGGGCAGATGCAACTGGAATACGACGTCCCCGGTATCCCCGGCCTGATGGCAAAGGGGATGTATAACTATGGCTATAGCGTATCGGACAATACGATCATCAACCAGGCGCATAACCTGTACACCTATGATGCCATCAACAACGTGTATGACGCGACCACGGTGTCTTCGCCTTCCTGGGTGCAGCGCCAGTACTATACCAATACCAATACGCTGATGCAACTGTCCTTGAACTACCACCGGCAGTTTGCAGGGGCGCATAACGTCACGGGCCTGATGCTGTATGAAGAAAACTATGGCAAAGGCGACAACTTCCAGGCGCAGGAAAGCTTTTCCCTGGGCATACCCTACCTGTTTGCCGGGAACGCCGGTGACTATAATTACCTGAAAGCCCTGCAAGACGGTAGCGGTCTGGTCAACCAGGTGACGAAAAGCATCATCGGCCGGTTTGACTATGACTACAAGGGCCGGTACCTGGCGGAATTTTCCTTCAGGGACGACGGTTCCAGCAAATACAGCCCCACCGGGCGTTGGGGCTTTTTCCCCGGAGCCCTGGTCGGCTGGCGGATCAGTAATGAACCGTTCCTGCAAAAGCTGATCGCCCCGAGCATATTGAACAACCTGAAGGTCCGGGCGTCTTACGGTAAGTTGGGGGACGACGGGGCCCTGAACTACCAATGGGTATCGGGTTATTCCTACCCGGGTCCGGGTGCGGTCCTCAACGGTTCCTATACCGGTGGTGTGGTGTCCCAGGGGATACCCGACCCAGGCCTGACCTGGATGGTGTCCAAGACCTTTAATATCGGGGCGGACTTCGACCTGTACAACGGGCTTATCGGCGGCAGCTTTGACTACTTCAAGCGTACGCGGACGGGTATACCGGCTACGCCAAATGCCCAGCTACCCGGAACCTCGGGTTTGCAGCCGCTGCAAGCCAACCTGAATGGAGACGTGACAAGAGGGGTGGAGCTCACGCTGACACACCGGCACTCCATCCGCGATTTTTCCTATAACGTCGCCTTTAACATCGGCTACAGCAGAAACCGGTATGCCTTCCAGGAGGAAACGCGCGCCAGCAGCCAGTACGATCAATACCTGTACTCGCTGACGGGCCGCAACACGAACATCTGGTGGGGCTATATCGCCGAAGGCCGGTTCACGAGCTATGCGCAGATACAAAAATATGAGGCCAATACGGGCGGCGGCAACCAGAATGTCGTTCCCGGCGACTACTACTATAAGGACGTCAACCACGACGGCGTCATCGATCAGAAGGACATGGTGCCCATCGGCATCCGGGATCTCCCGCTGCTCAACTATGGCCTGACGCTGGGCGCGAGCTGGAGGCATTTCGACCTCTCCGTGCTGTTCCAGGGTTCGACGGACTTCCATGTACAATACGCGGAACAATTGTCACAACCGCTGATGTATCAGCGGAGCGCGCTGGTCGAGTTCATGGACAGGTGGCACCCCAAAGACCCGAATGCCAATATGTTCGACCCGAATACGGTGTGGGTGCCGGGGTACTATCCTACGACCGGTTCGACCGAAGCACAGGGTACCGCTGCCGTTCAGAATGCCTCCTATCTGCGGATCAAGACGCTGGAGATCGGCTATTCCCTGACCCGGAAGCTGCTGACCAGGGTAGGTATCCAAAACCTGCGCGTGTATGTCAACAGCTATAACCTCGCCACGTTCACCCATCTGAAATACAGCGACCCGGAACACCCCGGTGTCACCGGATCGACTTCGGCGGGGGACTCGCGGATCAACCAAGACTGGAATATTTCGCAAGGCGGTTACCTGTATCCGGAAAACAGAACCTTTAGCGTCGGGGCTTCCGTCTCCTTCTAAAATGTACAACATGAAAAAAATTAAATATACCATAACGATACTGGCCGCATACATCCTGGCATCCTGCCACAAGCTGAATGTGCCCCCCCTGAACATCATCAGCGAAGACCAGGTCTTCAGCTCCGCCAACGGTGTGGAAGCGTACCTGGCCAATATTTATACGTTCCTGCCCATGGAAGACTTCGTGTACGAGCCGAACGGCGGCTTTATGACGGGCAACGGGGGACGCTGGCAGTGTTTTTATCATACCGATGCCATTGACGGCGAAATGGCGGGTCCCTTCGGGGGTACCGGTGACGCGGCCACCGGTTTTGGATTCTGGCCCTACGACCGGATCCGCGTGATCAACATCCTGATCAACGACCTCCCCAAATACGCCAGCCTTTATACACCGGCCCAGGTAAACGAATGGCTGGGGGAAGCCTACTTCTGCAGGGCGTATACCTATTTTGCCATCGTAAAACGGTATGGCGGTGTTCCCATCGTCAAGACTGTCGTGGATCCCAATGCCAGCATCGCCAGCCTCCAGGTGCCGAGGAACACGGAGGAGGACTGTTATAAATTTATCGGCGCGGACTTTGACACCGCCTACTCCCTGATGTGGGTACCGGGGGCGAGCGGCAACCCGTCGATCGAACAGGGCGCCGCCAGCAAATACGCGGCCATGGCCTATAAGTCGAGGGCCATGTTGTACGCGGCGACCATTGCGAAGTATGGCGCGGCCAACTATGTCGACGGGCCAGCAAGAGCGGCAGGTTTGGTAGGTATCCCAGCGGGGGACGCGAATACGTTCTTCCAGGCGGCTTATGACGCCGCCAAGCTGGTGGAAGGACAGTTCAGCCTGTACACGGGCGGTTATCCCGACAAGGAACAGAACTATGTCGACCTGTTCCTGAAACCCAACAACGAGCAGATCTTTATCCGCCAGTATTCCCAGTCCGATCCCAACCTGAACAGCGACAACTCCGGGCCGCACAGCTGGGACGCCACGATGACCTGCCGCATCATGACGGGCGACGGTCTTTCCAGGGCGTATCCCGACTACGACTATGTGGAACGCTACGGCGAGCTGCCCATCGTCAACGCGGACGGGACGCCCACACGGTTTAACAACCTGGCGGATATTACCAATGGTCTCGAACCCCGGTTGCTCGCGACCGTTTATTTCCCGGGCATGACGCTGCGTGGACAAACCTTCGACCAGCAAAGAGGAATCTATAAAACGTTTACCGGCAGTGCCGCACAGGAACTGAGCGATAACCTCAATACACCCAACGACGTGTATGGGCAATATCCAGATACCGCCGCGGGTGTCAACCTGATCTTTAGCTCCAGCTCGAATAACGTGTATGCCGGTCATAACGTGATCGGAAGGGCGGGTTTCAACCCGTCCACGGGTGACGATAATACCCGTACCGGTTTCTATTTGCGGAAGTACATCAACTACAATGCGCCCGCCTCCGCCTGCGGTCTGTACCAGAGCACCCAAAGCTATATCGACATGCGGTATGCGGAAGTGTTGCTAAACCGGGCCGAAGCCGCTTATGAACTGGGCAATACCGCCGACGCGCTCGCGGACATCAACGCGATCAGGGACCGGGCCGGTGCCGTGGAAGCGACCAACAGTATGACGATCGACACCATCCGCAACGAACGCGACAAGGAACTGGCCTTCGAACACCAGTACTGGTGGGACATCCGGAGGTGGCGGATTGCCGACCAGGTGTTGGATAACCGGAAACTGTACGGCCTGATGCCCTACTATATCTCTTCGGAAAACAAATTCATTTTCCTGAAGCAGATAGAAACTTTCCAACGGACCTATACCTTCCAGAAAATCTGGTATTATGAACCCTTGCCGGGCGGTGAGCTGGCAAAGAATCCCAATCTGTATCCCAACAATCCAGGGTACTAAAACTTATGCGCATGAAAAATTTTTTGATAGCAGCGTTGGTCCTTGCCGCCTATTCCTGCGCCAAGACCGATAACTATGCCGCCCCGAATTCGACCTACCAGGGGAACCTGATCGACAGCGTAACGGGAAAGAATCTTTTAACGGAAACCGGCGGCGCGTCACTCATGCTCAAACAGTTGAGCTGGAGCGGTACCCCCGATCCCTACTATATACCCACCAAACCCGACGGCTCTTTTGAAGATACCCGGATCTACAGCGGGCAGTACAGTGTACTCCCCACCCAGGGCGCTTTCTGGCCGACCGACAGTGTCGTGACCCAAATCGGTGGTTCGACCAGCCAGAATTTTACGGTCGTGCCCTACCTGGAGATCACCCATTTCACCGATACCCTGAGCGCCGATTCACTGGTGATGACCTGTCAGCTCATGGCGCCGAGACAAAACGGCCTGCCCGAAATACTGGAAATCTGGCCTTTTGTGAATTCGACGGAGTTCGTTGGCAGTGGCGCCTTTATCACGAACTTTACGATTTCCGACCCCTCCAACGGCAGCTACAACCTGGCTGCGATCAACAGCAACTGGAACGCCACGATCGCGGCGACGACCTACCGGTTGGTGGTTCACGGATTGATCGCGGGCCGCACCTATTTCGCCCGGCTCGGGGTGCGCGTCAATGACAGCTACAGGAAGTATAATTTCAGCCCCATCGTAGAAGTGGATGTACCGACAAAATAACAATATGATCCGATTCCTCTGTACGGCCGTTGTCCTGGCCCCGCTGGTGGTTGCAGCCCAGCACAACCCCATCATCACCAGCATGTACACCGCCGACCCGTCCGCCCACGTTTGGGCGGACGGCCGGTTGTACATTTATTGTTCGCACGACGTCGCACCGCCCCGGGGATGCGACCTCATGGATCGCTACCATGTGTATTCCACCGACGATATGGTCCACTGGAAGGACCACGGTGAAATCCTCAATTCCAGCCAGGTCCCCTGGGGCCGCAAGGAAGGCGGTTTCATGTGGGCGCCGGATTGTGCGTATAAAAATGGGACGTATTATTTTTATTTTCCCCACCCCAGCGGCACCGACTGGAACCACACCTGGAAGATCGGCGTGGCCACCAGCAAATCCCCGGCCGGCGGGTTTACCGTCCAGGGCTTTATCACGGGTTTAAAGTCCATGATCGACCCTTGTGTGTTTGTTGACGACGACGGTCAGGCCTATTTCTATTATGGAGGAGGAGGCCACTGCGAAGGCGGCAAGCTCAAAGACAATATGATGGACATCGACGGCGATATGAAACCCATGGAAGGCCTGGTGGATTTCCACGAAGCAACCTGGGTACATAAATACAATGGGGTGTATTACCTCACATACTCCGACAACCACGACTCTGCCGGCATGCACAACCAGATGCGGTATGCCACCAGCGACAACCCCTTAGGTCCCTGGACCTACCGGGGGATTTATATCACACCCACGGACAGTTATACCGACCATGGGTCTGTCGTCCAGTACAAGGGGCAGTGGTATGCGTTTTACCACAATAGCAACTTGTCGCACAATGATTGGCTAAGGTCCGTCTGTGTAGACAAATTGTATTATAACCCCGACGGGTCCATAAAGATGGTGGTGCAGACGCACTAGGGGGCCCTATCTTATTGATGAGCGGCAGTGCGATGAGCGGCGGTTCCGGGGAAAATTTCTAAATTGCCCTATGCAAAAGTTAACCTTGACCCTGATCGGCCTTTTCTCCCTGGCCACCACGGTCCACGCGATTGCCGGACAAACGTCCACCGCCCGCCACCCCGGTGTTGTTTCTTTTACCTACCGCAACCAGTTCGCCAAGGATGTACCCGGCACCCTGGACATGATCAAAGCCCAGGGACTCCAGGACATCGAGTTCTCCAGCCTTTTTGGCCAGACGCCGGCGGCGTTGCGAAAGATGCTGGACGACCGGGGGCTGTACTGTAGCTCGTATGGGGTGGGGTACGACGACCTCCTGAACAAAACCGATGACGTGGCTTCCGCCGCAAAGACCCTGGGCGCGCAGTATGTGCGGGTCGCCTGGATTCCACACAAGGGAGACTTTACCCTGGAGGGGGTTCAACAGGCCATCGCGGATTTTAATAAAGTAGGCAAGATTTTGAAGGAAAAATATGGCCTGTCGCTCATCTACCACAACCACGGGTATGAGTTCGTGCCTTATGGTCAGGGCACGTTGTACGACCTGCTGGTCACCCAGACGGACCCTGCCTATGTCAATTTTGAACTCGACGTCCTTTGGGCATATTTCCCCGGTCAGGATCCCGCGGGGCTGTTGTACAAGTATCCTACAAGGTACAAGGCGTTGCACCTGAAAGACCTCAAAATCGGCATCCCCGGCAGCAATACCGGCGGTACTTCCGGCAACAACGACGTGGTTTTAGGCACGGGTCAGATCGACATGCCTTCGATCATCGCCGCCGCGGAGAAAGCCGGTGTCGGGCACTACTATATCGAAGATGAGAGCGACCGCTCGGAAACACAGGTGCCGGAAAGCATCGCTTTTCTTAAGCAGCTTGAAGTGCCCAACACCCTGACCCCCGCCGAACGCAAAGCCGGCTGGAAGCTGCTCTTCGACGGCAAGACCTCCGACGGCTGGGTGGGCGCGCATCAGGACGTTTTCCCCACCAAAACCGGTGGCTGGATCG
This sequence is a window from Dinghuibacter silviterrae. Protein-coding genes within it:
- a CDS encoding TonB-dependent receptor → MNKIRQAVCLLLAFLGTIGLTAGRPAQEPRLTVSLKDAPLSKVFELIQKKTDYQFMYNDDVLAGAPLVSVHLKNAPLSEILETCFQSAHLRYKIDDKTILVMAPEQTTPAVQQPPAVVHGVVRDEKGAPIEGVSVLIKGSTKGTTTDAEGHFSIDVPGDKDVLVFSYIGFAKQEKTVGASKTMVITLKVLDNSLNDVVVVGYGTQKKVNVLGAVSVVKSDELVVTKNENVVNMLTGKVPGMRIQQMSSEPGSFNTAYDIRGFGSNATESPSPPLIIIDGVPRSSGDFSRMDPSEIDNISVLKDASAAIYGVKAANGVILVTTKRGARNANGKFNINYSFNQSWQQFLDVPKTVNGAQYMELYNESIKRNYQTNIVSTAPPAFSDSLIQEYATGKLQSTDWMHAITRPFAPETQHNLNMTGGSDKVNYFFDLGYMTQGSLFKTNSINYDRWNFRSNVNLNFTKRLRGAVLVSGYSDTKNAPYASVWTIFKYAENLLPTDPIYANNNPLYPHLEPDNSNPVVMTNSNLVGQNTYKNNNFQGQMQLEYDVPGIPGLMAKGMYNYGYSVSDNTIINQAHNLYTYDAINNVYDATTVSSPSWVQRQYYTNTNTLMQLSLNYHRQFAGAHNVTGLMLYEENYGKGDNFQAQESFSLGIPYLFAGNAGDYNYLKALQDGSGLVNQVTKSIIGRFDYDYKGRYLAEFSFRDDGSSKYSPTGRWGFFPGALVGWRISNEPFLQKLIAPSILNNLKVRASYGKLGDDGALNYQWVSGYSYPGPGAVLNGSYTGGVVSQGIPDPGLTWMVSKTFNIGADFDLYNGLIGGSFDYFKRTRTGIPATPNAQLPGTSGLQPLQANLNGDVTRGVELTLTHRHSIRDFSYNVAFNIGYSRNRYAFQEETRASSQYDQYLYSLTGRNTNIWWGYIAEGRFTSYAQIQKYEANTGGGNQNVVPGDYYYKDVNHDGVIDQKDMVPIGIRDLPLLNYGLTLGASWRHFDLSVLFQGSTDFHVQYAEQLSQPLMYQRSALVEFMDRWHPKDPNANMFDPNTVWVPGYYPTTGSTEAQGTAAVQNASYLRIKTLEIGYSLTRKLLTRVGIQNLRVYVNSYNLATFTHLKYSDPEHPGVTGSTSAGDSRINQDWNISQGGYLYPENRTFSVGASVSF
- a CDS encoding RagB/SusD family nutrient uptake outer membrane protein, which encodes MKKIKYTITILAAYILASCHKLNVPPLNIISEDQVFSSANGVEAYLANIYTFLPMEDFVYEPNGGFMTGNGGRWQCFYHTDAIDGEMAGPFGGTGDAATGFGFWPYDRIRVINILINDLPKYASLYTPAQVNEWLGEAYFCRAYTYFAIVKRYGGVPIVKTVVDPNASIASLQVPRNTEEDCYKFIGADFDTAYSLMWVPGASGNPSIEQGAASKYAAMAYKSRAMLYAATIAKYGAANYVDGPARAAGLVGIPAGDANTFFQAAYDAAKLVEGQFSLYTGGYPDKEQNYVDLFLKPNNEQIFIRQYSQSDPNLNSDNSGPHSWDATMTCRIMTGDGLSRAYPDYDYVERYGELPIVNADGTPTRFNNLADITNGLEPRLLATVYFPGMTLRGQTFDQQRGIYKTFTGSAAQELSDNLNTPNDVYGQYPDTAAGVNLIFSSSSNNVYAGHNVIGRAGFNPSTGDDNTRTGFYLRKYINYNAPASACGLYQSTQSYIDMRYAEVLLNRAEAAYELGNTADALADINAIRDRAGAVEATNSMTIDTIRNERDKELAFEHQYWWDIRRWRIADQVLDNRKLYGLMPYYISSENKFIFLKQIETFQRTYTFQKIWYYEPLPGGELAKNPNLYPNNPGY
- a CDS encoding DUF3823 domain-containing protein, translated to MKNFLIAALVLAAYSCAKTDNYAAPNSTYQGNLIDSVTGKNLLTETGGASLMLKQLSWSGTPDPYYIPTKPDGSFEDTRIYSGQYSVLPTQGAFWPTDSVVTQIGGSTSQNFTVVPYLEITHFTDTLSADSLVMTCQLMAPRQNGLPEILEIWPFVNSTEFVGSGAFITNFTISDPSNGSYNLAAINSNWNATIAATTYRLVVHGLIAGRTYFARLGVRVNDSYRKYNFSPIVEVDVPTK
- a CDS encoding family 43 glycosylhydrolase, which codes for MIRFLCTAVVLAPLVVAAQHNPIITSMYTADPSAHVWADGRLYIYCSHDVAPPRGCDLMDRYHVYSTDDMVHWKDHGEILNSSQVPWGRKEGGFMWAPDCAYKNGTYYFYFPHPSGTDWNHTWKIGVATSKSPAGGFTVQGFITGLKSMIDPCVFVDDDGQAYFYYGGGGHCEGGKLKDNMMDIDGDMKPMEGLVDFHEATWVHKYNGVYYLTYSDNHDSAGMHNQMRYATSDNPLGPWTYRGIYITPTDSYTDHGSVVQYKGQWYAFYHNSNLSHNDWLRSVCVDKLYYNPDGSIKMVVQTH
- a CDS encoding family 16 glycoside hydrolase — protein: MQKLTLTLIGLFSLATTVHAIAGQTSTARHPGVVSFTYRNQFAKDVPGTLDMIKAQGLQDIEFSSLFGQTPAALRKMLDDRGLYCSSYGVGYDDLLNKTDDVASAAKTLGAQYVRVAWIPHKGDFTLEGVQQAIADFNKVGKILKEKYGLSLIYHNHGYEFVPYGQGTLYDLLVTQTDPAYVNFELDVLWAYFPGQDPAGLLYKYPTRYKALHLKDLKIGIPGSNTGGTSGNNDVVLGTGQIDMPSIIAAAEKAGVGHYYIEDESDRSETQVPESIAFLKQLEVPNTLTPAERKAGWKLLFDGKTSDGWVGAHQDVFPTKTGGWIVRDGMITIQGSGGEEAKNVGDIVTTGEYSAFDLSFQFRTSRGCNSGVKYFVTLKEQTGGSAIGLEYQILDDSVHPDAKLGRNGDRTLASLYDLIPANKPQSCLRPIGEWNTGRIVVYPDNRVEHWLNGVKVLSYVRKSKEFEDLVAISKYKVWDHFGEADKGHILLQDHGFHVDFRSIKIKELK